One Vulcanisaeta thermophila DNA segment encodes these proteins:
- a CDS encoding acyl-CoA dehydrogenase family protein, translating into MDFGFSREEVLFRDSVREFGERYVKPHWIELDEGKYSLLDLIPRLAEHGLVGLTISSRYGGSEGSFLMAAIAAEELAKADPSLAVPVYFLLETAWPFIVQRYAKDSVKEEVLPRLVKGEAWIGIASTEPQGGSDVAGERTEAKFVNGKWLVTGEKSMVTGVSIALKLPYGGGFVTITRTGPLEARHRAITTFLLMVKRNGVVNEGIETREWDEWGRHGIPTNYLKLNNTPVDPDFILGEVNNGFKIAMEGFNVARTIIGAASIGSAMWLLEQGREWIKQRVVFGKPIASYQSISFKYAELHARLEAAKLMVYKAAWLADKFYSGDPAVSISDVAAAGAMAKMLAVEAAVDTGLEVMKWFGGMSYFRETPIARALLGILSYYVGAEGTQNIMRLIIARQVIGREVE; encoded by the coding sequence ATGGACTTCGGATTCTCCAGGGAGGAGGTATTATTTAGGGATTCCGTGAGGGAGTTCGGTGAGAGGTACGTAAAACCACACTGGATTGAACTGGACGAGGGCAAGTACTCACTCCTCGACCTAATACCCAGGCTTGCGGAGCACGGGCTAGTGGGGTTAACAATAAGCTCAAGGTACGGTGGTTCAGAGGGCTCATTCTTAATGGCCGCCATAGCGGCTGAGGAACTGGCCAAGGCGGACCCAAGCCTAGCCGTGCCCGTGTACTTCCTACTTGAGACAGCATGGCCCTTCATAGTCCAGAGGTACGCCAAGGACAGTGTTAAGGAGGAGGTGTTGCCTAGGCTCGTTAAGGGCGAGGCGTGGATTGGCATAGCATCCACGGAACCCCAGGGGGGCAGTGACGTGGCTGGTGAAAGGACCGAGGCCAAGTTCGTGAATGGTAAGTGGTTGGTTACGGGTGAGAAGAGCATGGTGACCGGCGTCTCCATAGCCCTTAAGTTACCCTACGGTGGTGGCTTTGTAACAATAACCAGGACCGGGCCACTAGAGGCTAGGCATAGGGCAATAACCACGTTCCTACTCATGGTCAAGAGGAATGGGGTGGTCAATGAGGGTATCGAGACCAGGGAGTGGGATGAGTGGGGTAGGCACGGCATACCCACTAATTACCTAAAATTGAACAACACACCCGTGGACCCGGACTTCATACTGGGCGAGGTTAACAACGGCTTTAAGATAGCCATGGAGGGCTTCAACGTTGCGAGGACCATAATAGGGGCCGCATCCATAGGCTCCGCAATGTGGCTGCTGGAGCAGGGAAGGGAGTGGATTAAGCAGAGGGTGGTTTTTGGGAAGCCCATAGCCTCGTACCAATCCATAAGCTTCAAATACGCAGAGCTCCACGCAAGGCTTGAGGCGGCTAAGTTAATGGTTTACAAGGCCGCGTGGCTAGCCGATAAATTCTACAGTGGAGACCCAGCGGTGAGTATAAGTGACGTGGCTGCCGCGGGCGCCATGGCCAAGATGCTAGCCGTGGAGGCTGCGGTGGACACGGGGCTCGAGGTTATGAAGTGGTTTGGAGGAATGAGTTACTTCAGGGAGACCCCAATAGCCAGGGCATTGCTGGGCATACTTAGTTACTACGTGGGTGCCGAGGGGACGCAGAACATAATGAGATTAATAATCGCGAGGCAGGTAATAGGTAGGGAGGTTGAGTGA
- a CDS encoding STT3 domain-containing protein, which translates to MSKSKAINTMGLRTTVQSPKIPLFIRITQWLTISSALLSFSLLGYYVRLYPVFLYGFYINEFDPYIRYFMTEQILKYGALKGLLWWLHKGYGAHFTDFWYPWGINWTVVLSPGVSWLGAVLYKVLAHFGYSLLQTVVLFPAILNAMVVPAMFYLGYRLGGKYVGLTAALWSVFSTMILQRATAGWFADAPVFQLMATLGLAFYVETLTRNDRYWLIFAILSALFNGMTVWLWGSYVFLWNFYGLFTIAVLLYILIRMAMRQNPLINVDRVVFSYILTDLGFNTFVVITPRYSIYTLLSGLSAVANATLLFALISYLLIKLYQNPKYQRTMSMMIKYFLVVLVVLIAVFIISGLMGIGGKFLGALSPLARSAIVQSVAEHSPSSLQQSFFNVSITLPFVIYTILLSVFTLSLPALLISIGSLAAAYFASSEVWLFMILGLFWIPATAYGFIKLSELSLGRKSLVGLVVMTVLGVLMAISLIINLQPALSTAILPQQIVSTVTPPYPTPDWLDALRWISYNTPPNATILSWWDYGYWTAVIGNRTSLADNSTVNSTQIALIGLFFMSNPYNYTGVLDILNELHDPQYILIFEPYIVVPTNRSICVLIPEYPAGGDFAKSYWMARIAGYSVPYIETHYIGIGQLTTQSGILSIYVPYANDATGYYAAVNTTLYLLMFNSEVVDSSYAVWSMCARNGIPAYWVFESIPMVVSSGTTFKVITEPLSGYQGPSTPYYYLLSPPPWAQLVYVSRPYGWVIIYKINYDVLRSLAGSVSQ; encoded by the coding sequence ATGAGTAAATCGAAGGCCATTAACACCATGGGTTTAAGGACAACTGTGCAGAGTCCGAAAATACCACTCTTCATAAGAATCACACAGTGGCTTACTATTTCATCAGCATTACTCTCCTTTTCGTTGCTTGGCTACTATGTAAGGCTTTACCCCGTATTTCTCTACGGGTTTTATATCAACGAGTTTGATCCTTACATTAGGTACTTCATGACCGAGCAGATACTTAAGTACGGAGCCCTGAAGGGGCTCCTCTGGTGGTTACATAAGGGTTATGGGGCTCACTTCACTGATTTCTGGTATCCATGGGGTATTAACTGGACTGTGGTGCTTTCTCCTGGTGTTTCCTGGCTTGGTGCAGTACTGTATAAGGTACTCGCTCACTTTGGTTATAGCTTACTGCAGACCGTTGTTTTATTCCCTGCTATTTTAAATGCCATGGTTGTACCAGCAATGTTTTACTTAGGGTATAGGCTAGGAGGTAAGTATGTGGGGTTAACCGCAGCCTTATGGTCCGTGTTCTCCACAATGATCCTCCAGAGGGCCACCGCAGGTTGGTTTGCAGATGCGCCTGTCTTTCAATTAATGGCCACATTGGGACTTGCGTTTTATGTTGAAACCTTAACGAGGAACGATAGGTATTGGTTGATTTTCGCAATTCTCTCCGCATTATTCAATGGCATGACTGTGTGGCTCTGGGGCTCCTACGTATTCCTCTGGAACTTCTATGGATTATTCACAATTGCCGTATTATTGTACATACTAATTAGGATGGCAATGAGGCAGAATCCCCTGATTAATGTCGATAGGGTCGTATTTTCCTACATACTTACTGATCTTGGGTTTAACACATTCGTGGTAATAACCCCCAGGTACTCGATCTATACATTATTATCGGGTTTAAGCGCTGTTGCAAATGCTACATTGCTCTTTGCATTAATTTCCTACTTACTAATAAAGCTTTACCAAAACCCAAAATACCAGCGTACCATGTCGATGATGATTAAGTACTTCCTGGTAGTTCTTGTGGTATTGATTGCTGTGTTTATTATTTCTGGTCTCATGGGAATTGGTGGTAAGTTCCTAGGTGCTTTATCACCACTGGCCAGGAGCGCCATTGTTCAGAGCGTTGCGGAGCATAGCCCATCAAGCCTCCAGCAGAGTTTCTTCAACGTCTCGATTACGCTGCCCTTCGTTATATACACAATACTACTCTCGGTATTCACATTATCATTACCGGCCCTCCTAATAAGTATTGGTTCCCTCGCCGCCGCTTACTTCGCGTCATCCGAGGTTTGGTTGTTCATGATCCTGGGCCTATTTTGGATACCAGCCACGGCGTACGGTTTCATTAAGCTTTCTGAGTTATCGCTGGGTAGGAAGTCCCTGGTTGGTCTCGTGGTGATGACCGTGCTGGGTGTTTTAATGGCCATTTCATTAATCATAAACCTACAACCCGCCCTATCCACGGCCATACTCCCACAGCAGATAGTGAGCACGGTAACACCCCCATACCCCACCCCAGACTGGCTTGATGCCCTTAGGTGGATTTCATATAATACACCACCCAATGCCACCATCCTCTCCTGGTGGGATTACGGTTACTGGACGGCTGTCATTGGTAATAGAACCAGCCTTGCGGATAACTCCACAGTCAATAGTACGCAGATAGCCCTGATTGGACTCTTCTTCATGTCCAACCCATATAACTACACGGGTGTTTTGGACATTCTCAATGAGCTTCATGATCCGCAGTACATCCTGATATTTGAGCCGTACATCGTGGTTCCAACTAACCGTAGCATATGCGTACTAATACCCGAGTACCCCGCTGGCGGTGACTTCGCCAAGAGTTACTGGATGGCTAGGATAGCTGGTTATAGCGTCCCATACATCGAGACTCACTACATAGGTATTGGTCAATTAACAACACAATCAGGTATCCTGTCCATTTATGTACCGTACGCAAACGACGCCACTGGTTACTACGCAGCGGTCAACACAACACTGTACCTATTAATGTTCAATTCAGAGGTGGTGGACTCATCATATGCTGTGTGGAGCATGTGTGCCCGGAATGGGATTCCGGCGTACTGGGTATTTGAGAGCATACCAATGGTGGTGTCCAGTGGGACCACGTTTAAGGTAATAACAGAACCACTGTCAGGTTACCAGGGGCCATCAACACCGTACTATTACCTCCTAAGCCCACCACCATGGGCCCAGTTGGTCTATGTATCGAGGCCCTATGGCTGGGTCATTATTTATAAGATTAATTATGACGTGCTCAGGAGCCTCGCTGGCTCAGTTTCTCAATGA
- a CDS encoding RNA-protein complex protein Nop10, protein MDSIMRRCKSCGRYTLRKDRCPYCGGELEVPHPAKFSPEDRYGKYRLYMRVISGELKLSPDVAKLIIEKLSQRGS, encoded by the coding sequence GTGGACTCAATAATGAGAAGGTGCAAGTCCTGCGGTAGGTACACCCTTAGGAAGGATAGATGCCCATACTGCGGTGGGGAGCTTGAGGTCCCCCACCCAGCCAAATTCTCCCCTGAGGATAGGTATGGTAAGTATCGCTTATACATGAGGGTGATTAGTGGGGAGTTGAAGTTAAGCCCCGATGTTGCTAAGTTAATCATTGAGAAACTGAGCCAGCGAGGCTCCTGA
- a CDS encoding translation initiation factor IF-2 subunit alpha, with protein sequence MSKREDKAEEIKKGVLSIRISRKELPEIGELVVGTVYRIEDHGAYVLLDEYGGLEAYAPINEVVQSWFHDIKDYLKVGQKTVFRVVRVNPSRKLVDVSLKKVRDEERKEKMNKWKRTLRGIRLLELVAKKLNIPLDKALRDFGWKLEDYYGDLLTMFENVAKHGPVELRKLGLDDNVINAILEVARERVEVEPITISGVIRVVSIRPDGVRHIREVLTKSMELAKGEGVEKVSIYTIGPPRYRVDLVGRDPKKLEQALNDMVNFITREMKKRGGEASFSRITEQS encoded by the coding sequence ATGAGCAAAAGGGAGGATAAGGCTGAGGAGATTAAGAAAGGTGTTCTCAGTATTAGGATCAGTAGGAAGGAACTGCCAGAAATTGGGGAATTGGTTGTGGGCACGGTCTATAGGATAGAGGATCATGGGGCCTACGTACTACTGGATGAGTACGGAGGCCTGGAGGCCTACGCGCCAATCAATGAGGTGGTTCAGTCCTGGTTCCACGACATAAAGGATTACCTAAAGGTGGGTCAGAAAACGGTGTTTAGGGTGGTTAGGGTTAACCCAAGCAGGAAGTTAGTGGATGTATCCCTAAAGAAGGTTAGGGATGAGGAGAGGAAGGAGAAGATGAATAAGTGGAAGAGGACCCTAAGGGGGATAAGGCTGCTGGAGCTGGTGGCCAAGAAACTAAACATACCACTGGACAAGGCCCTCAGGGACTTTGGATGGAAGCTTGAGGACTACTACGGAGACCTCCTAACCATGTTCGAGAACGTGGCTAAACACGGACCAGTAGAACTGAGGAAATTGGGCTTGGACGATAATGTAATAAACGCAATACTGGAGGTTGCCAGGGAGAGGGTGGAGGTGGAGCCCATCACCATATCGGGCGTGATCAGGGTAGTTAGTATAAGGCCTGATGGTGTTAGGCATATCAGGGAGGTTCTTACGAAGTCCATGGAGCTCGCTAAGGGCGAGGGTGTTGAGAAGGTTAGTATCTACACCATAGGACCGCCAAGGTATAGGGTGGACCTGGTGGGTAGGGACCCAAAGAAGCTTGAGCAGGCGCTCAATGACATGGTGAACTTCATAACCAGGGAGATGAAGAAGAGGGGCGGCGAGGCCAGTTTCTCAAGGATCACCGAACAATCATAA
- a CDS encoding 30S ribosomal protein S27e: MPTNWRKVLIPRPRSRFIRIRCNNCGNEQVVFDRPSMIVRCLVCGNVLIEPTGGVGKIVGGTVVTTYE, from the coding sequence GTGCCCACTAACTGGCGCAAGGTCCTAATACCAAGGCCCAGGTCCAGGTTCATAAGGATTAGGTGTAATAACTGCGGTAATGAGCAGGTGGTCTTCGATAGACCATCCATGATAGTTAGGTGCCTGGTCTGCGGTAACGTCCTAATAGAACCCACAGGCGGTGTTGGTAAGATCGTTGGCGGGACCGTGGTCACCACGTACGAGTAA
- a CDS encoding 50S ribosomal protein L44e, with product MKFPKVVNAYCPRCNAYTEHTVSIYSHGKRRNLAEGQRRYLRKLKGYGSSRKPKQKRFAKTTKVVVLKLQCRQCGYVIMKPLGRLKKVELTEVR from the coding sequence GTGAAGTTCCCAAAGGTTGTGAATGCGTATTGCCCCAGGTGTAATGCCTACACGGAGCACACAGTGTCCATTTACAGCCATGGTAAGAGGAGGAACCTGGCCGAGGGCCAGAGGAGGTATCTGAGGAAGCTTAAGGGCTATGGGTCCAGTAGGAAGCCCAAGCAGAAGAGGTTTGCCAAGACCACGAAGGTCGTGGTACTCAAGCTACAGTGTAGGCAGTGCGGTTACGTAATAATGAAACCACTGGGTAGGTTGAAGAAGGTAGAGCTTACGGAGGTGAGGTGA
- the priS gene encoding DNA primase catalytic subunit PriS, whose protein sequence is MVNMLSEDFAKLMKVLFRNYYRSANLEVSNIELREFGFQFFDKEGMVRHVSFKNAQELKQYLVNNVPAHVYYSTALYRDPSNQDMDQKGWLGADLVFDIDGDHLETESCRATELMTLECLGDALEEVEKLIDVLTDDFGFTERDLRVYFSGHRGFHVHIEGDEVKRLSDNERREIIDYLLMREFNTEHLIRRLRTRDVVLIDPKIRGVGGRVAEALHDIDAELLEELQSKRDKVPRNVMGRLSSLNGEISRKLAVHVDEVVTMDIHRLIRMHNSLHGKTGLRVAELGLGDLERGVEYVIDLATPFKKGSLTIRLLRRLPVRRVMGVDVAGDEGSIVKVPINIGIYLVMTGWGEFLD, encoded by the coding sequence ATGGTTAACATGCTAAGTGAGGATTTTGCGAAGTTGATGAAGGTATTGTTTAGGAATTACTACAGATCGGCTAACCTGGAGGTAAGCAACATTGAGCTTAGGGAGTTTGGTTTTCAATTCTTCGATAAGGAGGGTATGGTTAGGCACGTATCATTCAAGAATGCGCAGGAACTTAAGCAGTACCTAGTAAACAATGTACCGGCCCACGTCTACTATTCCACAGCGCTGTACCGGGACCCGTCTAATCAGGACATGGACCAGAAGGGTTGGTTGGGTGCGGACCTGGTCTTCGACATAGATGGTGACCACCTGGAGACCGAGAGCTGCAGGGCCACGGAACTCATGACCCTAGAGTGCCTGGGGGACGCCCTGGAGGAGGTTGAGAAACTGATAGACGTATTAACTGACGACTTCGGCTTCACAGAGAGGGATTTGAGGGTTTACTTCTCTGGGCATCGTGGATTCCACGTACACATAGAGGGTGATGAGGTTAAGAGGCTTAGTGATAACGAGAGGAGGGAAATAATAGATTACCTACTAATGAGGGAATTCAACACTGAGCACCTAATTAGGCGCTTACGTACACGTGATGTGGTCCTCATAGACCCAAAGATAAGGGGGGTTGGTGGTAGGGTCGCGGAGGCTCTCCACGATATCGACGCGGAACTCCTGGAGGAACTTCAAAGCAAACGTGACAAAGTGCCAAGGAACGTCATGGGTAGGTTATCCTCATTGAATGGTGAGATTTCCAGGAAGTTGGCGGTTCACGTGGATGAGGTCGTCACAATGGACATACACAGATTGATTAGGATGCACAATAGCCTCCATGGGAAGACTGGGCTGAGGGTTGCGGAGCTGGGGCTAGGCGATCTCGAGAGGGGTGTTGAGTACGTTATAGACTTGGCAACGCCATTTAAGAAGGGTTCACTAACCATTAGGTTACTCAGGAGGTTACCTGTGAGGAGGGTTATGGGGGTTGATGTGGCGGGTGATGAGGGAAGTATTGTTAAGGTCCCCATAAACATAGGCATTTACTTAGTAATGACAGGCTGGGGTGAGTTCCTTGATTAG
- the pcn gene encoding proliferating cell nuclear antigen (pcna): MPEVKITYPDAREFAQIVDAISALIEEASFTVSNDGMKLRALDPSRTAMIDLLIPREAFEEYPENLSEDVRIGINFTDFKKLLRRIKKGDKLSMEVSEGKLRVKLVSKASRTMTLPLMDISAEELPTPKVVFTVLAKLSSDSLNQALKDADVIADAVKFDARDDGLYVTASSDKGDVEVKFEKEGEVMFEYDLKEPATAKYSLDYLVDTVSKAYRISDIVTVEFATQKPIALTFEIPMGGKLTYYVAPMIE, from the coding sequence ATGCCTGAGGTTAAAATCACATACCCAGATGCCAGGGAGTTCGCCCAGATAGTGGACGCTATCTCGGCATTGATTGAGGAGGCAAGCTTCACAGTCTCCAACGACGGCATGAAGCTCAGGGCGTTGGACCCCTCGAGAACAGCGATGATAGACCTATTAATACCCAGGGAGGCCTTTGAGGAGTACCCAGAGAACCTGAGCGAGGATGTGAGGATTGGGATTAACTTCACGGACTTCAAGAAACTACTTAGGAGGATTAAGAAGGGTGATAAACTGAGCATGGAGGTTAGTGAGGGTAAGTTAAGGGTGAAACTGGTGAGTAAGGCCTCTAGGACCATGACCCTACCCCTAATGGACATAAGCGCTGAGGAATTACCAACACCAAAGGTGGTGTTCACGGTACTAGCCAAACTCTCCAGCGACTCCCTAAACCAGGCGCTTAAGGATGCCGATGTGATAGCGGATGCTGTTAAGTTCGATGCCAGGGATGATGGGTTGTACGTAACCGCAAGCAGTGATAAGGGTGATGTGGAGGTTAAGTTTGAGAAGGAGGGCGAGGTCATGTTCGAGTACGACCTAAAGGAGCCGGCCACCGCCAAGTACAGCCTTGATTACCTAGTGGACACGGTGTCCAAGGCGTACAGGATTAGCGATATAGTTACCGTGGAGTTCGCCACACAGAAGCCCATTGCGCTTACCTTCGAGATACCCATGGGCGGTAAGTTAACCTACTACGTAGCCCCAATGATTGAGTAA
- a CDS encoding transcription factor S — MALKFCPKCHSIMTLTKVNGRSIWKCPKCGYEEEVNPTSRLVERTVTKRDDKPIVLTKTGDEALPKVKARCPKCGYEEAYFWVQQTRAADEPPTRFYKCVRCGYVWREYE; from the coding sequence ATGGCCCTGAAGTTCTGCCCCAAATGTCATAGCATAATGACCTTAACTAAGGTGAATGGCAGGTCCATTTGGAAATGCCCCAAGTGTGGTTATGAGGAGGAGGTGAACCCCACAAGCAGGCTTGTGGAGAGGACGGTAACCAAGAGGGATGACAAGCCCATAGTACTAACCAAGACCGGAGATGAGGCCCTGCCCAAGGTCAAGGCCAGGTGCCCCAAGTGCGGTTATGAGGAGGCCTATTTCTGGGTTCAGCAGACCAGGGCTGCTGATGAACCGCCCACCAGGTTCTATAAATGCGTCCGCTGTGGCTACGTGTGGCGTGAGTACGAGTGA
- a CDS encoding 30S ribosomal protein S19e translates to MVGVKDVPADLLIRETAKYLKENVPQVKPPDWAIFVKTGANKDRPPMQEDWWYIRAAAILRKVYLHGPVGIERLRMAFSYRAKVGPATRSERTRKAGGAIIRNILHQLEEAGLITKVPKKGRVVTPQGRALLDGIAENILKELAKQNPELSKYIVPRTPQQ, encoded by the coding sequence TTGGTGGGCGTTAAGGATGTACCGGCGGATTTACTCATAAGGGAGACCGCCAAGTACCTGAAGGAGAACGTGCCCCAGGTAAAACCGCCGGACTGGGCCATATTCGTTAAGACAGGGGCCAATAAGGACAGGCCACCCATGCAGGAGGATTGGTGGTACATAAGGGCTGCGGCAATCCTTAGGAAGGTTTACCTCCACGGACCAGTGGGTATTGAGAGGTTGAGGATGGCCTTTAGTTACAGGGCTAAGGTGGGCCCCGCAACCAGAAGTGAAAGGACCAGGAAGGCTGGGGGTGCCATTATTAGGAATATACTCCACCAACTGGAGGAGGCTGGGTTAATAACCAAGGTACCCAAGAAGGGTAGGGTAGTCACGCCACAGGGGAGGGCGTTGCTCGATGGGATTGCCGAGAACATACTAAAGGAATTAGCCAAGCAAAACCCAGAACTCAGTAAGTACATAGTACCGAGGACCCCTCAACAGTGA
- a CDS encoding DNA-binding protein: MSSQDYPEGYDEGQVSDEELEQIRQRKMQELQRQLEEERRRQELAAQRRAALRLILTPEARERLDNLRVVRPELVEALEQQLISLAQSGRIRVPITDEDLKRILEAVYKQTHREFRIRYR; the protein is encoded by the coding sequence ATGTCCTCACAGGATTACCCAGAGGGTTATGATGAGGGGCAGGTGAGTGATGAGGAGCTGGAGCAGATTAGGCAGAGGAAGATGCAGGAATTGCAGAGGCAATTGGAGGAGGAGCGCAGGAGACAGGAATTGGCAGCCCAAAGGAGGGCAGCCCTGAGGTTAATACTAACGCCCGAGGCTAGGGAGAGGCTTGATAACCTGAGGGTCGTTAGGCCAGAACTAGTGGAGGCACTGGAGCAGCAGTTAATAAGCCTGGCCCAATCGGGTAGGATTAGGGTTCCCATAACCGATGAGGACCTAAAGAGGATACTCGAGGCCGTTTACAAGCAAACCCATAGGGAGTTCCGCATACGGTACAGGTAA
- a CDS encoding 50S ribosomal protein L39e: MARNKPLGKKLRLAAANKSNRSPPVWVTAKTNRRVLTNPARRYWRRVKLKL; encoded by the coding sequence ATGGCTAGGAATAAGCCCCTGGGCAAGAAACTAAGGCTTGCGGCCGCCAATAAATCCAATAGATCACCACCCGTTTGGGTCACAGCGAAGACTAATAGGAGGGTTTTAACGAACCCCGCAAGAAGGTACTGGAGAAGGGTTAAATTAAAGCTTTAA
- a CDS encoding flavin reductase family protein: MQIIGEVLKGIMRNYPTGVTIVTTKYENKYYGLTVNSFTSLSLDPPLVLIAIDKKLFSHGVIDKSGVYAVNILPSDMKDLAIRFATAPQEERFKGLKVFEAKTGSPIIEGVIAYLDCKVVAKYPGGDHTIFVGEVVDGNILSNKPPLVYYNRNYYSIP, encoded by the coding sequence GTGCAGATAATAGGTGAGGTGCTTAAGGGAATAATGAGGAATTACCCCACGGGGGTGACCATAGTAACCACTAAGTATGAGAATAAGTACTACGGCTTAACCGTGAACTCCTTCACATCACTATCCCTAGACCCACCCCTGGTGTTGATAGCAATCGACAAGAAATTATTTAGTCATGGGGTGATTGATAAATCCGGTGTCTACGCAGTTAACATACTGCCCAGTGATATGAAGGACCTAGCCATTAGATTCGCAACGGCACCCCAGGAGGAGAGGTTCAAGGGCTTGAAGGTTTTCGAGGCCAAGACAGGCTCACCAATAATTGAGGGGGTTATTGCGTACCTTGATTGTAAGGTGGTTGCTAAGTACCCAGGTGGTGATCACACAATATTCGTTGGGGAGGTTGTGGATGGGAATATACTGAGTAATAAGCCACCCCTGGTTTATTACAACCGTAATTATTACTCAATACCCTGA
- a CDS encoding Rpp14/Pop5 family protein, with translation MARVHNRYLVLSVYPPEYLGRVLGRLNEVFKQLAGKDALGVNVRVYDTYPGKGFAVLGVPRNLVNVLRASTCIVRDVDGARVMVLTVKVTGTLRRARAIAQSINLMGL, from the coding sequence ATGGCCAGGGTGCATAATAGGTACCTAGTCCTTAGCGTTTATCCCCCGGAGTACCTGGGGCGGGTTTTGGGTAGGTTGAATGAGGTCTTTAAGCAATTGGCGGGTAAGGATGCGCTGGGGGTTAACGTCAGGGTTTACGATACGTACCCAGGCAAGGGCTTTGCCGTGCTGGGCGTCCCTCGTAACTTAGTAAACGTGTTGAGGGCGTCCACGTGCATTGTTAGAGATGTTGATGGGGCTAGGGTTATGGTTCTCACGGTTAAGGTCACTGGAACATTGAGGAGGGCCAGGGCCATAGCCCAGTCAATCAACTTAATGGGCCTTTGA